A stretch of Actinomycetota bacterium DNA encodes these proteins:
- a CDS encoding ATPase: MTDDRSPAFHSLPAEKVAELLSSDPARGLTAEEAAARLAADGPNRLKEQAKTPPWRIFVSQFQDFMIYVLVVAVIISAIEGQVPEAIAILAILLLNGVLGFVQEYRAEQSLEALKELSAPTATVVRDGVETEVAAETLVSGDIVLLEAGDRIPADARLLEAAALRVVESALTGESAPVRKDCVALADEHAALGDRRNMVFAGTSVAVGRGRAVVTSTGQSTEMGRIAELLAETAEG, from the coding sequence GTGACCGACGACCGCTCACCCGCCTTCCACTCTCTGCCCGCCGAGAAGGTCGCCGAGCTTCTCAGTAGCGATCCTGCGCGGGGGCTGACTGCCGAGGAGGCCGCCGCTCGGCTCGCCGCCGACGGCCCCAACCGGCTCAAGGAGCAGGCGAAGACCCCGCCGTGGCGGATCTTCGTGTCGCAGTTCCAAGACTTCATGATCTACGTGCTCGTGGTCGCCGTGATCATCTCGGCGATCGAAGGTCAGGTGCCGGAGGCCATCGCCATCTTGGCGATCCTGCTGCTCAACGGCGTGCTCGGCTTCGTGCAGGAGTATCGCGCCGAGCAGTCGCTGGAAGCGCTGAAGGAGCTCTCGGCGCCCACGGCCACGGTGGTACGTGACGGCGTTGAGACCGAGGTCGCCGCCGAGACGCTCGTGTCGGGCGACATCGTGTTGCTTGAAGCAGGCGACCGCATCCCCGCTGACGCGCGGCTCCTCGAAGCGGCCGCCTTGCGTGTCGTGGAAAGCGCCCTCACCGGCGAGAGCGCACCCGTGCGCAAGGACTGCGTCGCGCTGGCCGACGAGCACGCCGCACTCGGCGATAGGCGCAACATGGTGTTCGCAGGCACGTCGGTCGCCGTGGGGCGCGGCCGCGCGGTCGTCACCAGCACCGGCCAATCCACCGAGATGGGGCGGATCGCGGAGCTGCTCGCCGAGACCGCCGAGGGAG